The Bacteroidia bacterium sequence AGTGCCTGGTTTTGCCTTACCTGCAAGTAAATTTGTTAAGGATAATCCGATTTCCTGTAATTTGTTAGTATATTTTTTAATGGCTTCTTTCTCTGTAGGGAAGTATGATGTTATGGTTTCTGCAAAGTTATCAAAACCTTGAGCATAATTGTATTTTTTACCGGCAATATCAATAACATCAAATGCATCAATATCCATTCTTTTTAATTTAAGCTTTTGTGTCAGCCCAAAATATCTGAATAAATAATTTAGTGCCTGACCATCGGCCATACTGCCAATATAGTGCATGCCTGTGTCGAAAATGCATTTGTTTCTAACAAAAGTCTGAAGACAACCGCCAAGCTGATGGTTTTTTTCTAAAATTGTAACTTCGTATCCCTCTTTGCTAAGAATATAACCACAAAGTAAACCGCCTAAACCACTTCCTGCAATAACAACTGATTTTTTATCCATATTTAATTAGGTGTTACTTTCAATTATTTTATCTACTAAATAATCGTGACCAACAATTTCTCCACAAGTCATAACAGCAGCTATTGTTACGCCTAATATACCATGCATGTTTAAATTCTGACCAGTAAAAAACAGGTTAGGAATTTTGGTTTTTGGAGAAATTATTGTTTTTAAAAGTTGATCACTTTCTTTTAAAATTCCATAAGTTGAGCCTTCAGGAGTGCCTGTGTAGTCGCGATAAGTTAGAGGTGTTGAGGTATAATAGCTGTCGATATGATTTCTGATACCAGGAAATTTTACATCTACTAAATCTAAAAGTTGTTCGGCTTTTTTATGTTTAAACTCAAGATAGTCGTCGCCTCTTTGTTCAATCCAAGTGTTTTCCCATTTAGCAACATCCTTAATGCTCATATAGCTCATAATTATTAAGCTGTCGGCATATTTTAAAGAGTTAGAGTTAGATGGTGTATAAAACATAAAACTGTCGGGCCATTGTTTTTCAGAGTAATTTTCGGCAGACCACACAGAGTCTGTTCTATGGTAATAATGGTTATAGTTTTGGTATTCGAAAGAATTTTCTTTTAACACAATGTAAATAGTAAACATTCCAATTGTGTTTTCGAGTGACATAATTCTGTTTCTATATGCACTATAAACCTGATTCCCTTCAATCATCTTTAAAGTGTTTGCCGGATGAATGTTTGAAATAACCATGTCCGTTTCAATTACGTCTCCGTCTTTTGTCTCAACTGCACTTACTTTATTATTGTTAAATCTGAATTTACCGGCTTCTTTATTTCGTAATACTTCTCCACCATTAGCTTTAATAATATTTGCAAGATTTATTGCCAAATGATGGCTCCCGTCAAGTAGCCTCCAGGAACTATTAATAAATGACGAATTAATAACAGCATGAATATAAAAAGGGGTTTTAGACGGTACACCCGCATAAAGCATATTTGCACCACACAGAACATTTTTTAATTTATTGTTATTTGTTAAAGCATCGAAATATTGTGTAATGTTTTGTTCGAAAGATTCCCAGCTTGAGATTTGATAGTTTGCCTGTGTAAGATTGTATAACGGAAACTGTTTGCTCATCTGGTTTAAATCATCAATGTATTTAACCAGCGTTTGTCTTTCCTTTGGAAATTTTTCAGCTAATGTTTCTATAAATAATTCTTGTCCCTGTGCAAATTTATATTCTTCATTCTGAAATGTTATTCTTTCAAATCCGTCCATATCAAGCCTAAGAAGTTTAAGCTTGTCAATAATTCCAATGTATTTAAAATATTTATATAATATTTGACCCTCGGCTAAGCCTTCAGTATAGTTTAAACCGGTATTAAAAATACGACCCTTACGGGCAAAAACCTGAAGACAACCACCAATCTGACGGTTTTTCTCAAGAACAGTAACTTTGTAACCTTCTTTGCTTAAAATACAGCCGGATAACAAACCACCTAAACCGCTGCCTATTACTATGACTTTTTCTTTTGCCACTTATTTTCTGATTATTAACAATTTGTTCGAAGTTAATTTTGTGTTATCAATAATTTCATACTGCAAATTAAAACGTTTTGCAATATCAACCATAAAATTAATTGCAGTAAAATGAAGTTCTTTTCCTTCAAGTTTATTAAATCCAAATTTTGTTGAGAAAAACTCAGTATATCTTGTTCCTAAATGTCTTTTCTTTAAGTCTTTATCTGCATCACGAATGATTACCATTCCGTTTTCATTCAAATGATTTATGCAATTCTCAATAAGACTGATTTGTTTTTCTTCGCTTATATAGTGTAAAATATCTGAAAGTATAAACACGTCTTTGTTTTCAAATTTGTACTCTGTTGCATCAGCATGAAAGAATTGAGTGTTTTCATTTTTTGAGATGCAATTTTGAGCTACCTCAATTTTATCTTCGTCGTAATCTATACCTGTTATTTTCCTTTTGTTAGAAAGAAACCCAAGCATGTAAGACATAAAACCGTATCCGCATCCTATATCGAGTATCTCAGCTTTCTGAGGAATAATTTCATTAAAATATGTGTAATTATTTTCCAGCTTAATTTTTATTCGGCAATACCATTCCAGTAAAGGACCCTTATAAATATAGTTTTTAATAAGTTTATCTGAAAGATATTTTGGAGTTTCACATTCTTTTTTTAATTCTTCATATGTTTTACGGTAAAAGGTTTGAAGTGATTTTGTGAGTTCGTGATAATCTTTTCCATGTGCAGAATCTGTGGCTAAAATTCTGTTATAAATCTTTGTTGTTATTTTTCCCGAACGAACATAATTCTCACCTTTCAACATACAATCGCCTGCGCCATGAAGTAATATTGGCACTATATCTAAATCAAGTTGTTTTGCAAGATAAAATGCCCCTTTATGAAAACGGGTAATATTCTGGTCTTTTGATCGACTACCCTCAGGAAATACTAATATTGAATATCCTTCATCAATTTTAAGTTTTAATTTTTCTATCAGTTTTTCATTACCTTCTTTTACGCTAAAGAAGTCGATAAAACGAATAACATAACCATAAAACGGACTATTCCAAACCCAGTTGGTTGTTAATACAACCATTTTTGGGTTAAGTGCCAGTAATATTAATAAATCAACATGAGATTGATGGTTACTAATAATAATTGAAGGCTTTTTAAAATTTTCTGCTGAAAGATTAATTTTTTTCTTTTTGATAGGGAAAAGACTGTATACTATACCACGACAAGCATACATCATACAGTAGTGCATGAATAGTTTTTTTTGTTTAATTCTTATCGGTAACCCGATTGCAATTAAAAGGCAAATATTTAACAATAAGCAGCCAGTTGTGAAAATAGTAAAAGCTCCAATTGTTAAAAGAAGATTTGAAAGTGTTATAGGAACAGCTCTGTTTTTGCCGTTTTTCGAAACAAGGGTTTTAAAAAGTAATGGTTCGTATGTGTAAGAAAGCAAAACAACAGACAGAAGACCTATTACTGAGATCGAAGCAATAGAATAAAGTGCAGGATGTTTGGCAAAAATTAAAACTCCGGTTCCGGATATAGTAATCATGGCAGAAACCAGTATGTTTGTTTTAAATGATAGCAGGGTTTTCTGGCTGGTAGAATAGCCCAAAATCAGTCCTTGCATTATGTAAGTACTGTAATCTACACCCATCCCGGTTATGAACGACGAAATAATAATATTGAAAATGTTAAATTTAATGCCAAATATGCTCATTATACCTAGTGTCCACACCCAACTTAAAAGAATTGGCAGGAATGTTATAAACCCAATTTCAATACGTCCAAATGCAATGATTAAAATAATTAGCACTAATCCCAAACTTACATTTGCAATAAAACCAAAATCTTTATTAAGGTATTCCACGTATTTTGCAACTATTGATTGGCGGTCAATTAAAGAAGAATTTGTAAAGTCGTTAAATTTTTCTTTCAGTTCGGCACGGTGACTTTTTTCAAGCTTTAATATGCTAACAATACTTACTAAATTATTTTTTTTGTAAAAATTTTCTTTAAATAAATTATCCTTTAAAAGATTAAATGAAACATGTGGAATAGGCTTGTATTCTTTATCAAGTGATGTAAAAAACTTGTCAAATGCATTTACACTAAATCCTGCATCTTTGGCAGATTTTTCAATATGTTTTTTAATACTGTCTTTCTTTTCTTTTGTCCAGTAATTTTTCCATTTATTGATTCTTGCTAATTGTAAAGAGTCAGAAATAAGTATATCTGTAACTGAACGGAACTTTGTTATGGTAGAATCAGCTTTGAGCTGATCAATTCTTTTTTGAACTTTTTCATTGTTTTTTAAAGCTTCTTCGGCATTTTCTCCATAAGAAATTACATATGCTGTATTGTCTGTAAAGTCATTTATTCTTTTAAGATTATTTTCTGCTGTTCTAAGCTCATCAGACATGAAGTTCATTTTCATCAAATCACCTTCAAATTCTACTTTAAAAGCAAAGTATATAAAAACAATCGTAAGAATCGAGAATGAAATTAAAACTGGTTTAAATCTGTCAAATTCAAAATGTGTAATTTTATCCAGTAGGTTTTCTAAATAATTTTTTTCAATAATATGCTGCCTTTTGTTTTTGTCAATAATCTGAGGTAAAATAATTAAAGTTAAAGCAGCTGAAACGACTACAGCTATTGCTGCAAATATTCCAAGTTCCTGCAATACTTTTGACGAAACAAAAAATAAACTAATAAACTCGAATGCTGTAGCAATACCACAAACCATAATTGGAAAAGCTACATCTTTTAAAGTTGCAATAATGTCTTTTTTATGTTTCTGGTGCGAAATAATATGTAAAGAATAGTCAACAGTTATTGCCAGAACAATTGGTCCCATACTTAATGTAATTACCGAAATGGCAGGTAACATAAAGGCTAAAGCAGATAATGCCAGCCCACCGGCTAAAACTGTTGGAATAAAAATGATAAGAAAAACTCTTTTGTCTCTTACAGAAAAACTTATGATTAAAATAAGTAAAACCGTAGCTATAGAAAAAGTAAGTATGATATCTTTTTTTAGAGTATTGGCATTAGCTACTGAAATTAGTGCAGAGCCAAAAGGTTCTGCTTTTATTTGGTTGTTATGTTTTTGACTGATTTTATCAATAGTTTTTGATAACAAAGCCGCCATTTCAGTATTTTCGGCAGTTTTATTGTTTGCATTAACAGTATTTGCAAACAGAAAAAGATTTTTTTTGTTTTTAGTTAAAATAAAACCATTATAAATTTCATAATTCTCATCGAAGCTTGCACTGTTAAGTTTTTTTAAAGCAATACCTGTAATGCCAAGAGGGTCAAGGGTTATATTTTCTTTAAATGCAAAACTTGCAGGGGAAATTAATGATTCATATGTTCTTTGAATAGATTTTTCTATATTGTTAGCAGAAGTAATACTGTCAAGTTTTTCAAAGTCATCATTATTTAAGAAAACAGGATAATTCTGATAGAAAATATCTGAAATTGTACTAAATAATGAATCATTTATTTTGTAAAAAACTCCTTTAAAAAATGGTTTATACGTATCTGATTTTAATTCCGTGCCAAGCTCTTCTGCAAAAGCAGTTAAGGAATCAGGGTCAGCTTCTTTGAGGCTATCTGAAAGGCAAATATTGATAATTATTTTATCAGCAATACCTGTATTTTGAAAAGCGATATTTATTTTATCTTTTTTGTCTTTTCCTGGTATTGCATTATTAATATCTTCTTCGAGTTTAATGTTAAATACAAATGAGAATGCAGATACAACAATGAATACTAAAAGAACCAGAAACCAGATTTTATGTCTTTTAAAGAAATTGTATAGTATGATAAAGAATTGTGCCATTATGTTTTTACGCTATACCTTTTTTCTTCTGAGTATTAATAGTAAAATGTAAAAGAATAGTCCAAACAATGCAGAAACTCCACTAGCTAAAAGAACACTTCCAAGTAAGTATTGTTCAATATTTAATGCAAATAAATCGAGACTAAATCCTGCATTAAATGGAAGTGTTGAAATATCTGTTCCCATTGCAATTCCACCTGTTAGATAGCTTAAATAAATGATTACAGGAATCATTGGCGTAATACTTATATTGG is a genomic window containing:
- a CDS encoding 1-acyl-sn-glycerol-3-phosphate acyltransferase, with the protein product MAQFFIILYNFFKRHKIWFLVLLVFIVVSAFSFVFNIKLEEDINNAIPGKDKKDKINIAFQNTGIADKIIINICLSDSLKEADPDSLTAFAEELGTELKSDTYKPFFKGVFYKINDSLFSTISDIFYQNYPVFLNNDDFEKLDSITSANNIEKSIQRTYESLISPASFAFKENITLDPLGITGIALKKLNSASFDENYEIYNGFILTKNKKNLFLFANTVNANNKTAENTEMAALLSKTIDKISQKHNNQIKAEPFGSALISVANANTLKKDIILTFSIATVLLILIISFSVRDKRVFLIIFIPTVLAGGLALSALAFMLPAISVITLSMGPIVLAITVDYSLHIISHQKHKKDIIATLKDVAFPIMVCGIATAFEFISLFFVSSKVLQELGIFAAIAVVVSAALTLIILPQIIDKNKRQHIIEKNYLENLLDKITHFEFDRFKPVLISFSILTIVFIYFAFKVEFEGDLMKMNFMSDELRTAENNLKRINDFTDNTAYVISYGENAEEALKNNEKVQKRIDQLKADSTITKFRSVTDILISDSLQLARINKWKNYWTKEKKDSIKKHIEKSAKDAGFSVNAFDKFFTSLDKEYKPIPHVSFNLLKDNLFKENFYKKNNLVSIVSILKLEKSHRAELKEKFNDFTNSSLIDRQSIVAKYVEYLNKDFGFIANVSLGLVLIILIIAFGRIEIGFITFLPILLSWVWTLGIMSIFGIKFNIFNIIISSFITGMGVDYSTYIMQGLILGYSTSQKTLLSFKTNILVSAMITISGTGVLIFAKHPALYSIASISVIGLLSVVLLSYTYEPLLFKTLVSKNGKNRAVPITLSNLLLTIGAFTIFTTGCLLLNICLLIAIGLPIRIKQKKLFMHYCMMYACRGIVYSLFPIKKKKINLSAENFKKPSIIISNHQSHVDLLILLALNPKMVVLTTNWVWNSPFYGYVIRFIDFFSVKEGNEKLIEKLKLKIDEGYSILVFPEGSRSKDQNITRFHKGAFYLAKQLDLDIVPILLHGAGDCMLKGENYVRSGKITTKIYNRILATDSAHGKDYHELTKSLQTFYRKTYEELKKECETPKYLSDKLIKNYIYKGPLLEWYCRIKIKLENNYTYFNEIIPQKAEILDIGCGYGFMSYMLGFLSNKRKITGIDYDEDKIEVAQNCISKNENTQFFHADATEYKFENKDVFILSDILHYISEEKQISLIENCINHLNENGMVIIRDADKDLKKRHLGTRYTEFFSTKFGFNKLEGKELHFTAINFMVDIAKRFNLQYEIIDNTKLTSNKLLIIRK
- a CDS encoding NAD(P)/FAD-dependent oxidoreductase, producing the protein MAKEKVIVIGSGLGGLLSGCILSKEGYKVTVLEKNRQIGGCLQVFARKGRIFNTGLNYTEGLAEGQILYKYFKYIGIIDKLKLLRLDMDGFERITFQNEEYKFAQGQELFIETLAEKFPKERQTLVKYIDDLNQMSKQFPLYNLTQANYQISSWESFEQNITQYFDALTNNNKLKNVLCGANMLYAGVPSKTPFYIHAVINSSFINSSWRLLDGSHHLAINLANIIKANGGEVLRNKEAGKFRFNNNKVSAVETKDGDVIETDMVISNIHPANTLKMIEGNQVYSAYRNRIMSLENTIGMFTIYIVLKENSFEYQNYNHYYHRTDSVWSAENYSEKQWPDSFMFYTPSNSNSLKYADSLIIMSYMSIKDVAKWENTWIEQRGDDYLEFKHKKAEQLLDLVDVKFPGIRNHIDSYYTSTPLTYRDYTGTPEGSTYGILKESDQLLKTIISPKTKIPNLFFTGQNLNMHGILGVTIAAVMTCGEIVGHDYLVDKIIESNT